From a single Synechococcus sp. MW101C3 genomic region:
- a CDS encoding glycosyltransferase family 4 protein: MSPLVVNLWGHLGGGFGLGEGALCTARALRAAGLTVQPRHLPLATHADGAEGAAAGSAAAAIDLVHTNPNVLRQTDGLAERLQLEAPLRIGFWAWELEAFPDGWEVGFSGLDQLWCPSPFCATALGQRSPVPVTALPHLIDWQRADRLAQLRAGRSGGGEPFTVLYAFDFWSTRGRKNPDGVIEAFLAAFPAGGALEARLVLKLASASQFPEATAQLVERCAGDSRLQLITNHLSAGAFDALYAQADVVLSLHRAEGFGLLLAEAMAAGIPTVASGYGGNLCFMPPGSAVLVPCRRVAIQRSEGDYRAGWCWGEPDLEVAAAALQRLAEHPDQAAQLGAAGRRAVRQALDPAALAAVVAERIGCLLRWGGRAELVKALPPDHPLRRLQ, from the coding sequence GTGTCGCCCCTGGTTGTGAATCTGTGGGGCCATCTCGGCGGTGGGTTCGGCCTGGGCGAGGGTGCGCTGTGCACGGCGCGAGCCCTGCGTGCCGCCGGGCTCACGGTGCAGCCGCGCCACCTGCCCCTGGCGACCCATGCCGATGGAGCTGAGGGCGCCGCCGCGGGGTCAGCCGCCGCCGCGATCGATCTGGTGCACACCAACCCCAATGTGCTGCGGCAGACCGATGGCCTGGCGGAGCGGTTGCAGCTGGAGGCACCGCTGCGGATCGGCTTCTGGGCGTGGGAGCTGGAGGCCTTCCCCGACGGCTGGGAGGTGGGCTTCTCAGGCCTCGATCAGCTGTGGTGCCCTTCGCCCTTCTGCGCTACCGCCCTTGGTCAGCGCAGCCCGGTGCCGGTCACGGCGTTGCCGCATCTGATCGATTGGCAACGCGCCGACCGGCTGGCGCAGTTGCGCGCCGGCCGCAGTGGCGGCGGGGAGCCCTTCACCGTGCTCTATGCCTTCGATTTCTGGAGCACCCGCGGCCGCAAGAATCCCGACGGCGTGATCGAGGCCTTCCTCGCCGCCTTCCCGGCAGGCGGTGCGCTGGAGGCGCGGCTGGTGCTCAAGCTCGCCAGTGCCAGCCAGTTTCCGGAGGCCACCGCCCAACTGGTCGAGCGCTGCGCCGGCGATTCCCGCCTGCAGCTGATCACCAACCACCTGTCTGCGGGCGCCTTTGATGCGCTCTACGCGCAAGCCGACGTGGTGCTGAGCCTGCATCGGGCCGAGGGGTTCGGACTGCTGTTGGCCGAAGCCATGGCCGCTGGCATCCCGACGGTGGCCAGTGGCTATGGCGGCAATCTCTGCTTCATGCCCCCGGGAAGTGCGGTGCTGGTGCCCTGCCGCCGGGTGGCGATCCAACGCAGTGAGGGCGACTACCGGGCCGGTTGGTGCTGGGGCGAACCGGATCTGGAGGTGGCGGCGGCGGCCCTGCAGCGGCTGGCCGAGCATCCGGACCAAGCGGCCCAGCTGGGCGCGGCGGGGCGGCGGGCGGTGCGGCAGGCCCTCGATCCAGCGGCCCTCGCCGCCGTGGTGGCCGAACGGATCGGCTGCCTGCTGCGCTGGGGGGGCCGGGCCGAACTGGTGAAGGCCCTGCCCCCCGATCACCCGCTGCGCCGGCTTCAGTGA
- a CDS encoding HlyD family secretion protein yields the protein MLGSIEDTGFSSEDIRLESRPASWMPVAIGSALSVLVLALVASAVFIKVDRVVTVPGRLKTLRSTQDVASTEQGVVSKVLVKENQRVRAGQPLVVLDPETLTAESASLVDRQGSLQANAIAELQRLEAAIGEANARLAGAQEQLTITNEQLARLRPLAQEGGYGQLNVLDTEKSRVQLESSIRSTRAEITRLQAESAQKEALLAGELASTRSSLVATRNRLRQTVLKAPLDGTVLDLQAKPGLVARGTEPLLKLVPSDNLRAEVDLPDADLAFVRPGQRAEVEFSAYPRDRYGWLPAEVVSIGTDALPPAENSPVQTPRFPAKLQLSRQYLEADGQRYSLQAGMALTAHLKLDKVSILELLFSSFAGGARALRTIR from the coding sequence ATGCTGGGCTCCATCGAAGACACCGGCTTTTCCAGCGAAGACATCCGCCTCGAAAGCCGGCCGGCCTCCTGGATGCCCGTGGCGATCGGCTCGGCCCTCTCCGTGCTGGTGCTGGCTCTGGTGGCCAGTGCGGTGTTCATCAAGGTTGACCGGGTTGTCACCGTGCCAGGTCGCCTCAAAACGCTGCGCTCCACCCAGGATGTGGCCTCCACGGAACAGGGGGTGGTGAGCAAAGTGCTGGTGAAGGAAAACCAGCGGGTGCGGGCGGGCCAGCCCCTGGTGGTGCTCGATCCTGAAACCCTCACGGCTGAATCGGCCTCGTTGGTCGACAGGCAGGGATCCCTTCAGGCCAACGCCATCGCCGAGCTGCAGCGGCTGGAGGCCGCGATCGGCGAGGCCAATGCCCGCTTGGCCGGTGCCCAGGAGCAGCTCACCATTACCAACGAACAGCTCGCCCGCCTGCGTCCCCTGGCCCAAGAGGGCGGATACGGCCAGCTCAACGTGCTCGACACTGAAAAGAGCCGGGTGCAACTGGAATCCAGCATTCGCTCCACCCGCGCCGAGATCACCAGGCTCCAGGCCGAATCGGCACAGAAGGAAGCCTTGCTGGCCGGTGAGCTCGCTTCAACGCGCTCCAGTCTGGTGGCCACCCGCAACCGTCTCCGCCAGACGGTGCTCAAGGCGCCGCTCGACGGCACGGTGCTCGATCTCCAGGCCAAGCCCGGGTTGGTGGCCCGTGGCACCGAACCCCTGCTCAAGCTGGTGCCCAGCGACAACCTCCGGGCCGAGGTCGACCTGCCCGATGCCGACCTTGCCTTCGTGCGCCCCGGCCAGAGAGCCGAAGTTGAGTTTTCCGCCTACCCGCGTGACCGCTACGGCTGGTTGCCCGCCGAGGTCGTCTCCATCGGTACCGATGCACTGCCGCCCGCCGAGAACAGCCCTGTGCAAACCCCACGCTTTCCCGCAAAGCTGCAGCTCAGCCGCCAATACCTCGAAGCCGATGGCCAGCGCTATTCGCTTCAGGCCGGCATGGCCCTCACCGCCCACCTCAAACTCGACAAAGTCAGCATCCTCGAACTCTTGTTTTCCAGCTTTGCCGGCGGTGCACGCGCCCTGCGCACCATCCGCTGA
- a CDS encoding glycosyltransferase, whose translation MASTPQHWYSLGEQALEREHWAEAEAALWECLALQPRHAAALHLLGRLRARQGRRPEAIRLQRESTRCDPGLGWNAFALAELLEEQNDWPAAAGAMAAAAAALPHQPWIARRRQRLEGLAALDGETLADGLGPAAYRYWRRQLEPPLPPLEPADPLPGWQVCVGAGAQLRAGALGWVAAELKRRQDAGERLPDGLYADEDLISPTGERFGPWFKPGWQPESFWSTPWLDGLSVWRLDWLQQVGVPPPPAAPDALFAWQLQALACQPRLVALPRILVHCRAAAGGQPCAMEAIDRSNLLHRHLRELGEAVTAVTPHTVEPPGSAQPGGAAGFRFTWALPCSPQLVSVIVPSRDRPDLLAACLDGVDRAQNPRLRLEVWVVDNGSRQQASAELQRRWQERPGLRAGWLDGDGPFNWSLLNNGAARAARGDLLLFLNNDVHPLQRRGHHSGWLESLAAQALRPVVGCAGALLLTPAGRLQHAGVLPGLGRDGCAHPYRDLPPDHHVHRSRSSFLTAWPALTGACLMVRRPLFLEAGGFDPALPVEGNDVDFCLRLGAFGLRHVLTPEAVLVHAEGSSRHSRGDDRAARHAGLTALRQRWPAAMAGPGLCWPGASSALHHDGRPRELQIPGWD comes from the coding sequence TTGGCTTCCACACCGCAGCACTGGTATTCCCTCGGCGAGCAGGCTCTCGAGCGGGAGCACTGGGCTGAGGCGGAAGCTGCACTGTGGGAATGCCTGGCGCTGCAACCGCGCCATGCCGCAGCCCTGCATCTGCTGGGCCGCCTGCGAGCGCGCCAGGGGCGGCGCCCGGAGGCCATTCGCCTGCAGCGAGAGAGCACCCGTTGCGATCCAGGCCTCGGCTGGAACGCCTTCGCTCTGGCGGAACTGCTGGAGGAGCAGAACGACTGGCCGGCTGCCGCCGGTGCCATGGCCGCGGCCGCTGCAGCCCTGCCACACCAGCCCTGGATCGCTCGCCGCCGGCAACGGCTGGAGGGTCTCGCCGCTCTCGACGGCGAGACCCTCGCCGATGGGCTGGGCCCCGCCGCTTACCGCTACTGGCGCCGGCAGCTGGAGCCGCCCTTGCCCCCCCTCGAGCCGGCTGATCCGCTGCCCGGTTGGCAGGTCTGCGTCGGTGCCGGCGCCCAGCTGCGGGCGGGGGCGCTGGGCTGGGTGGCGGCCGAACTGAAGCGCCGGCAGGACGCTGGTGAACGGCTCCCCGATGGCCTCTACGCCGACGAAGACCTGATCAGCCCAACCGGCGAGCGTTTTGGGCCCTGGTTCAAGCCGGGTTGGCAGCCGGAGAGCTTCTGGAGCACCCCCTGGCTGGATGGGCTGAGCGTGTGGCGGCTCGACTGGCTGCAGCAGGTCGGCGTGCCACCACCGCCTGCCGCACCCGACGCCCTGTTTGCCTGGCAGTTGCAGGCCCTCGCCTGCCAGCCGCGCCTGGTTGCCCTGCCGCGGATCCTGGTGCACTGCCGTGCTGCCGCAGGCGGCCAGCCCTGTGCCATGGAGGCGATCGATCGCTCCAACCTGCTGCACCGCCACCTGCGCGAGCTGGGTGAGGCGGTCACGGCCGTCACGCCCCACACGGTGGAGCCGCCGGGATCAGCACAGCCTGGCGGGGCGGCCGGTTTCCGTTTCACCTGGGCCCTGCCTTGCTCGCCACAGCTGGTGAGCGTGATCGTGCCCAGCCGCGATCGCCCCGATCTGCTGGCGGCCTGCCTCGATGGGGTTGACCGGGCGCAGAACCCCCGGCTGCGCCTTGAGGTGTGGGTGGTCGACAACGGTTCACGCCAGCAGGCCAGCGCCGAGCTGCAGCGCCGATGGCAGGAGCGGCCAGGTCTGCGGGCCGGTTGGCTGGATGGCGATGGCCCGTTCAACTGGAGCCTGCTCAACAACGGGGCAGCCCGCGCCGCCCGTGGAGATCTGCTGCTGTTTCTCAACAACGACGTGCACCCTCTGCAGCGCCGTGGGCACCACTCCGGCTGGCTCGAAAGCCTGGCGGCCCAGGCGCTGCGCCCGGTGGTGGGCTGCGCAGGCGCCCTGCTGCTCACGCCTGCAGGGCGCCTGCAGCACGCCGGGGTGCTGCCGGGGCTGGGCAGGGATGGCTGTGCCCACCCCTACCGCGATCTGCCGCCAGACCATCACGTGCACCGCTCCCGCAGTTCCTTTCTCACCGCCTGGCCCGCCCTCACCGGCGCTTGCCTGATGGTGAGGCGGCCGCTGTTTCTTGAGGCGGGTGGATTCGATCCAGCCTTGCCGGTGGAAGGCAACGATGTGGACTTCTGCTTGCGGCTTGGAGCCTTCGGCCTGCGGCATGTGCTCACCCCGGAGGCGGTGCTTGTTCATGCCGAGGGGAGCAGCCGCCACAGCCGCGGCGACGACCGTGCGGCCCGCCATGCCGGCCTCACCGCTCTGCGGCAACGCTGGCCTGCAGCCATGGCCGGCCCAGGCCTGTGCTGGCCGGGCGCGAGCAGTGCACTGCACCACGATGGCCGCCCCCGCGAACTGCAGATCCCCGGCTGGGACTGA
- a CDS encoding aminodeoxychorismate/anthranilate synthase component II yields the protein MLLVLDNYDSFTFNLVQYLGELAAQHPLAAELRVERNDALTLEQIRQLEPAAILISPGPGDPDQAGVCLEVLAALGPTVPILGVCLGHQCLAQVYGGKVVRAHELMHGKTSPVLHTEVGVFEGLPNPLTATRYHSLIAERESLPDCLEITAWLEDGTIMGLRHRQYRHVQGVQFHPESVLTQSGHQLLANFLRQAASTTSGTSR from the coding sequence ATGCTTCTCGTTCTCGACAACTACGACAGCTTCACCTTCAACCTGGTGCAGTACCTGGGCGAGCTGGCGGCGCAGCACCCGCTGGCGGCCGAGCTGCGGGTGGAGCGCAACGACGCGCTCACTCTGGAGCAGATCCGCCAGCTTGAGCCGGCCGCGATCCTGATCTCGCCGGGCCCCGGTGACCCGGATCAGGCGGGCGTGTGCCTGGAGGTGCTGGCGGCGCTGGGGCCGACGGTCCCGATCCTGGGGGTGTGCCTGGGGCACCAGTGCCTGGCCCAGGTGTACGGCGGCAAGGTGGTGCGCGCCCATGAGCTGATGCACGGCAAAACCTCACCGGTGCTGCATACAGAGGTGGGGGTGTTCGAGGGGTTGCCCAACCCGCTCACGGCCACCCGCTATCACAGCCTGATCGCCGAGCGCGAGAGCCTGCCCGACTGCCTGGAGATCACCGCGTGGCTGGAGGACGGCACGATCATGGGCCTGCGGCACCGGCAGTACCGCCACGTGCAGGGGGTGCAGTTTCACCCGGAGAGCGTGCTCACCCAGAGCGGCCATCAGCTGCTGGCCAACTTCCTGCGGCAGGCCGCCAGCACGACGAGCGGAACCAGCCGGTAG
- a CDS encoding glycosyltransferase has protein sequence MALRVLLLHQNFPGQFQHLAPALVNRGDDVVAVGRRTGSYPALAGRLRWLATGGNVHNDLRHGDPERRLLAPWHQARRVVDCLTPLAASGWRPDVVLAHCFWGDALLLDDLFPAAPLVALLELDLSSPQVWGGAASPGRRQLQQWADALAIRRMAVGVTASRFQRDSYPSWLHPRLRVIHEGVDLQACAPDPLARLQLPGGVNLGPEAMVLSFAARSLEPLRGLDRLLAVLPALQRRLPRLQVVLAGACDRGCYGAAPPGSESWLAHLLARLGDSIDRSRLHTPGLLPRSQLRCLFQISRLHVYLSRPYVPSWSLLEAMACGAPVLASHDAGVEGLVLEGVNGRLLPADDPHALLDLLVPLLEQPAAAAALRLGARRHVAAHFDHRHCVSAQIELLDAVARGQELPSP, from the coding sequence TTGGCGCTGCGGGTGCTGCTGCTGCACCAGAATTTTCCTGGTCAGTTCCAGCATCTGGCGCCCGCCCTGGTGAACCGCGGCGACGACGTGGTGGCGGTGGGACGCCGAACGGGCAGCTATCCGGCCCTGGCTGGCCGTCTGCGCTGGCTCGCCACGGGCGGCAACGTGCACAACGATCTGCGCCATGGCGATCCCGAGCGGCGCCTGCTGGCTCCCTGGCACCAGGCACGCCGGGTGGTGGACTGCCTCACGCCCTTGGCCGCATCGGGATGGCGGCCCGATGTGGTGCTCGCGCATTGTTTCTGGGGCGATGCGCTCCTGCTCGACGACCTCTTCCCCGCTGCCCCCCTGGTGGCCCTGCTCGAACTCGACCTCAGCTCCCCCCAGGTGTGGGGAGGGGCGGCCTCGCCAGGCAGGCGGCAGCTGCAGCAGTGGGCTGATGCCCTCGCCATCCGCCGCATGGCGGTGGGGGTCACGGCCAGCCGCTTCCAGCGCGACAGCTATCCCTCCTGGCTGCACCCCCGCCTCCGGGTGATCCACGAAGGCGTGGACCTGCAGGCCTGTGCCCCCGATCCGCTCGCCCGCCTCCAGCTCCCCGGCGGCGTCAACCTCGGCCCCGAAGCGATGGTGCTCAGCTTTGCGGCCCGCAGCCTCGAACCCCTGCGGGGCCTCGATCGTTTGCTGGCCGTGCTGCCGGCCCTGCAACGCCGCCTGCCCCGCCTGCAGGTGGTGCTGGCCGGTGCCTGCGACCGCGGTTGCTACGGAGCCGCCCCCCCCGGCAGCGAGAGCTGGTTGGCCCATCTGCTGGCTCGCCTCGGCGACAGCATCGACCGCAGCCGCCTGCACACCCCCGGCCTGCTGCCCCGTTCCCAGCTCAGGTGCCTGTTCCAGATCAGTCGCTTGCACGTTTACCTCAGCCGCCCCTACGTGCCCAGCTGGAGCCTGCTGGAGGCGATGGCCTGCGGCGCTCCCGTTCTGGCCAGCCATGATGCCGGCGTGGAGGGGCTGGTGCTGGAGGGGGTGAACGGCCGGCTGCTGCCTGCCGACGATCCGCACGCCCTGCTCGACCTGCTCGTGCCCCTGCTGGAGCAGCCCGCTGCTGCCGCCGCGCTGCGGCTCGGCGCCCGCCGTCATGTGGCCGCCCACTTCGATCACCGCCATTGCGTCAGCGCCCAGATCGAGCTGCTCGATGCGGTGGCCCGTGGCCAGGAGCTCCCCTCACCATGA
- a CDS encoding MBL fold metallo-hydrolase, producing MASDSPAPAPSRRRLLAQLLVGGLALAMPLALAMPPAGHAAGGVSITSYGHSALLIRGGGATVLLNPFKAVGCAAGLPEPRVSADVILASSRLLDEGAPVATGRFLVSPGSYRVAGLRIEGFAAPHDRLGGRRFGMATLWRWKQGGLEIAHLGGTAAPLKPEDRVLLGKPDVLIIGVGGGAKVYTGAEAAEVVRELQPRRVIPVQYVSGTTPASCDQGSVKPFLDAMPGTPVQRPGRTVTLGAPLSDATQILVLR from the coding sequence ATGGCGTCCGACTCCCCGGCACCGGCCCCGTCCCGGCGCCGCCTGCTTGCCCAGCTGCTGGTGGGGGGCTTGGCCCTGGCGATGCCCCTGGCCCTGGCGATGCCGCCGGCCGGCCATGCCGCCGGTGGAGTGAGCATCACCAGCTACGGGCACAGCGCCCTGCTGATCCGCGGCGGTGGCGCCACGGTGCTGCTGAATCCGTTCAAGGCGGTGGGCTGCGCCGCCGGGCTGCCGGAACCGAGGGTGAGCGCCGACGTGATCCTGGCCAGCAGCCGCCTGCTGGATGAAGGGGCGCCGGTGGCCACCGGCCGCTTCCTGGTCAGCCCGGGCTCCTACCGGGTGGCGGGGCTGCGGATCGAAGGCTTCGCCGCCCCCCACGACCGCCTCGGCGGCCGCCGCTTCGGCATGGCCACGCTGTGGCGCTGGAAGCAGGGAGGACTGGAGATCGCCCACCTCGGCGGCACGGCCGCACCGCTGAAACCGGAAGACCGCGTGCTGCTCGGCAAGCCCGATGTGCTGATCATCGGTGTGGGCGGCGGCGCCAAGGTGTACACAGGCGCCGAAGCCGCTGAAGTGGTGCGCGAACTGCAACCACGCCGCGTGATCCCGGTGCAATACGTGAGCGGCACCACCCCCGCCAGTTGCGACCAGGGAAGCGTGAAGCCCTTCCTTGATGCCATGCCCGGCACCCCCGTGCAGCGCCCGGGCCGCACGGTGACCCTGGGGGCGCCCCTGAGCGACGCCACGCAGATTCTGGTGTTGCGCTGA
- a CDS encoding ATP-binding cassette domain-containing protein, whose amino-acid sequence MRFDQLLRNSALLADLPDDLINRMAAEASMLQLGVGQPFQRAGQLPPGAALLVEGRLRRLQVRLGEPPTSLGLVGPGSWLGWTSLWRGEPELGLVASQPCALLVLPAALAVRLLQQEPLLRQAVAGRPSLEELASLMEVWWQAQGLRPERPQARLEQLLGEALLLGPNDQLPPGHLVLYSGPRQPAGLLPGDRLQSDSEGWRGAVNQLPPRVVAIPEAAINAQLPQEGSSALVPLTNRAPMLPVDPLELGFVDTRPLGGGARSTTNPAADRVEQAFLCIQQLCQARQVVLSNEQLMRNLRDVEARLGALRLPQVGLQLEALGFDTRPLRARAWELARLEPPAVLDFDGQFVLLLLAGRGSGVLIGDPRRGPVRLSLAELEKRCPEGLDVLVVREGRAGRDVVEKAGLGWFLSAFSRYPGMLAMVVFSGLVYQVLDMVLPLSVMLVIDVVVARNNPTLLAPILFVLVTATLVNAVIGGVRALVTADLSDRVDVRLGSSVVEHLLRLPLPYFESRQVGAILYNVNQLYSIRRFVVDQVLGVGLDLVLGLIVLVVLFFISPTITYITLAVVPVMIGLNLIGSPLISRNLKISNRYMASANSYLVELLSGMRTVKSQNFEVEARWRWLDRYRRYTNAHYRLTRLSTLLNQAGKTVGNLTDVVLMGVAVVMILANTLSIGAFFAIRILSSRLVSSLVRLGGLWQGIQELQISLAAISEVMESMPEAGPEDQQQQPLPPLRGDLRFEQVSFRYGTRTPYLLDGLDLSVKAGQFVGIVGLSGSGKSTLVQLIDRLYLPQQGKVFLDGMDVGKVQLASLRTQVGYVPQDGLLFEGTVLENLCLNSPDADMEAVVAAANVAAAHEFICALPNGYATRLGERGAGVSGGQRQRLCLARMVLQNPTLLILDEATSALDAETERQVFARLRQRFQGTTVLFITHRLTTLGEADRILFMDRGQIIEDGRHDDLMRLAGSYATLYYQQVGIPFDSNQGSQA is encoded by the coding sequence ATGCGTTTTGACCAGCTTCTGCGCAACTCGGCGCTCCTCGCCGACCTGCCTGACGATCTGATCAACCGGATGGCGGCCGAGGCCTCCATGCTTCAGCTGGGGGTGGGCCAGCCCTTCCAGCGGGCCGGTCAGCTGCCCCCCGGCGCCGCGCTGCTCGTGGAGGGGCGGCTGCGGCGGCTGCAGGTGCGGCTGGGGGAGCCACCCACCAGCCTCGGTCTGGTGGGCCCTGGCAGTTGGCTGGGCTGGACCTCCCTGTGGCGCGGTGAGCCGGAACTGGGCTTGGTGGCCTCTCAGCCCTGTGCCCTGCTGGTGCTGCCGGCGGCCCTGGCTGTCCGGCTGCTCCAGCAGGAGCCGCTCCTGCGCCAGGCCGTGGCCGGCCGGCCGTCGCTCGAAGAGCTCGCCAGCCTGATGGAGGTGTGGTGGCAGGCCCAGGGCCTGCGGCCCGAGCGGCCACAGGCGCGGCTGGAGCAGTTGCTGGGTGAGGCCTTGCTGCTGGGCCCCAACGACCAGCTCCCCCCTGGCCACCTGGTGCTGTACAGCGGGCCGCGACAGCCGGCCGGGCTGCTGCCAGGAGATCGGCTCCAATCGGATTCGGAAGGCTGGCGCGGCGCGGTGAACCAACTGCCGCCCCGGGTGGTGGCCATCCCGGAAGCGGCCATCAACGCCCAGCTGCCCCAGGAGGGCAGTTCCGCCCTGGTCCCCCTGACCAACCGGGCGCCAATGCTGCCCGTCGATCCCCTTGAGCTGGGCTTCGTGGACACCCGTCCGCTGGGCGGCGGCGCCCGCAGCACCACCAATCCCGCTGCCGATCGGGTGGAGCAGGCCTTCCTCTGCATCCAGCAGCTCTGCCAGGCGCGGCAGGTGGTGCTGTCCAACGAGCAGCTGATGCGCAATCTGCGCGATGTGGAAGCACGCCTCGGTGCCCTGCGCTTGCCGCAGGTGGGGCTGCAGCTGGAAGCCCTCGGCTTCGATACCCGGCCGCTGCGGGCACGCGCCTGGGAGCTGGCCCGGCTGGAGCCCCCGGCGGTGCTGGATTTCGACGGCCAGTTCGTGTTGCTGCTGCTGGCCGGCCGCGGCAGCGGTGTGCTGATCGGTGATCCCCGCCGCGGGCCGGTGCGGCTCAGCCTGGCCGAGCTGGAGAAGCGCTGCCCCGAAGGCCTCGATGTGCTGGTGGTGCGCGAGGGCAGGGCCGGCCGTGATGTGGTGGAAAAGGCTGGCCTGGGCTGGTTCCTCAGTGCCTTTTCCCGCTATCCCGGCATGCTCGCCATGGTGGTGTTCTCGGGCCTGGTTTACCAGGTGCTCGACATGGTGCTGCCGCTCAGTGTGATGCTGGTGATCGATGTGGTGGTCGCCCGCAACAATCCCACATTGCTGGCGCCCATCCTCTTTGTCCTCGTCACCGCCACGCTGGTGAACGCTGTGATCGGCGGCGTGCGGGCCCTGGTCACCGCTGATCTCTCCGATCGGGTCGATGTTCGCCTGGGATCGTCGGTGGTGGAGCATCTGCTGCGCCTGCCTTTGCCTTACTTCGAGAGCCGCCAGGTGGGCGCCATTCTCTACAACGTGAACCAGCTGTATTCGATCCGCCGCTTCGTGGTGGATCAGGTGCTCGGCGTTGGCCTCGACCTGGTGCTCGGCCTGATCGTGCTGGTAGTTCTCTTTTTCATCAGCCCCACCATCACGTACATCACCCTGGCGGTGGTGCCCGTGATGATCGGCCTCAATCTGATCGGCAGCCCGCTGATCAGCCGCAACCTCAAGATCAGCAACCGCTACATGGCGTCGGCCAACTCCTATCTGGTGGAGCTGCTCTCGGGCATGCGCACCGTGAAGAGCCAGAACTTCGAGGTGGAGGCCCGCTGGCGCTGGCTTGATCGCTACCGCCGCTACACCAATGCCCACTACCGGCTCACGCGCCTCTCCACCCTGCTCAACCAGGCAGGAAAAACCGTCGGCAACCTTACCGATGTTGTGCTGATGGGTGTGGCGGTCGTGATGATCCTGGCCAATACCCTCAGCATCGGTGCCTTCTTCGCGATCCGCATCCTCTCCAGTCGGTTGGTGAGCTCGTTGGTGCGGCTTGGTGGGCTCTGGCAGGGCATTCAGGAGTTGCAGATCTCCCTGGCCGCGATCAGCGAAGTGATGGAAAGCATGCCGGAGGCCGGCCCTGAAGACCAGCAGCAGCAACCACTGCCTCCCCTGCGTGGCGACCTCCGCTTTGAGCAGGTGTCGTTCCGCTATGGCACCCGCACCCCCTATCTGCTCGATGGCCTTGATCTGAGCGTGAAGGCGGGCCAGTTCGTGGGCATCGTGGGCCTCAGCGGCAGCGGCAAGAGCACCCTGGTGCAGCTGATCGATCGCCTCTACCTGCCCCAGCAGGGCAAGGTGTTTCTCGATGGCATGGATGTGGGCAAGGTTCAGCTCGCCAGCCTGCGCACCCAGGTGGGCTACGTGCCCCAGGACGGCCTGCTGTTCGAGGGCACCGTGCTCGAAAACCTCTGCCTCAACAGCCCTGATGCCGATATGGAGGCCGTGGTGGCCGCCGCGAACGTTGCCGCCGCCCATGAGTTCATTTGCGCCCTGCCGAATGGCTATGCCACCAGGCTGGGCGAGCGTGGCGCCGGCGTGAGCGGTGGCCAGCGCCAGCGGCTCTGCCTGGCCCGCATGGTGTTGCAGAACCCCACGCTGCTGATCCTCGATGAGGCCACCTCCGCCCTCGACGCCGAGACCGAGCGGCAGGTGTTCGCCAGGCTGCGGCAACGGTTCCAAGGCACCACCGTGCTGTTCATCACTCACAGGCTCACTACCCTGGGCGAGGCCGATCGCATCCTTTTCATGGACAGGGGCCAGATCATTGAGGATGGCCGCCACGACGACCTGATGCGCCTCGCTGGCTCCTACGCCACCCTCTATTACCAGCAGGTGGGGATTCCCTTCGATTCCAACCAGGGCAGCCAGGCCTGA
- a CDS encoding tetratricopeptide repeat protein yields MSTPSASWTELLRRALAEADWPVAEGALQRLLLLTPEAPDLLDLLGYVLLMQGRFDACEAALERALAAGSRSFWTPHKLGDAHRGRQRLTAAAAAYEQALTWGSDSPLTVRNLLEVLVPLDPARALQRLQQLASQQQPGWQEGACAAASSGLAPELAEWLCANGAADQTVRALVCMRRLSCLDLDSAMQLLGAIDTPWSAPLRQRLERLQSPLPQPEGH; encoded by the coding sequence ATGAGCACCCCGTCGGCGTCATGGACGGAGCTGCTGCGGCGCGCCCTGGCCGAGGCCGACTGGCCCGTGGCCGAAGGGGCCCTGCAGCGGCTGCTGCTGCTCACCCCCGAGGCCCCTGATCTGCTCGACCTGCTCGGCTACGTGCTGCTGATGCAAGGGCGCTTCGATGCCTGCGAAGCCGCCCTGGAGCGGGCCCTGGCCGCCGGCAGCCGCAGTTTCTGGACGCCCCACAAGCTCGGCGACGCCCATCGCGGCCGGCAGCGCCTGACGGCCGCGGCCGCGGCCTACGAGCAGGCTCTCACCTGGGGCAGCGACAGCCCCCTCACCGTGCGCAACCTGCTGGAGGTGCTGGTACCCCTCGATCCGGCGCGGGCGCTGCAGCGTCTGCAGCAATTGGCGAGCCAGCAGCAACCCGGCTGGCAGGAGGGCGCCTGCGCTGCCGCCAGCTCCGGCTTGGCCCCCGAACTGGCGGAGTGGCTCTGCGCCAATGGCGCCGCCGATCAGACGGTGCGGGCCCTGGTCTGCATGCGGCGCCTCAGCTGCCTGGACCTCGACAGCGCTATGCAGCTTCTGGGTGCCATCGATACCCCCTGGTCAGCTCCCCTGCGGCAGCGGCTCGAACGGTTGCAGTCGCCCCTGCCCCAGCCCGAGGGTCACTGA